TCCGGCCCGGCATTCGCCTTGCtacatccttcttcctcctcgcaTATTGTTGTCTCTTCACAGCAAGGCATGCTCCAAACGATCGACATGTCGCTCGGTCCATCCGCTAGCGTTTTTCAACAACTTGATGTCAGCTCCTACGTTACCTCCATGGCGCTTAGTTCTCGTGGAGACTACCTTGCATTTGGCGATGCAGACGGGCAATTGCACGTCTGGACCACGAATGAGACGGGAGAGAAAGCAGCgcttgatgagaatgggtCAATTGTCTTACCCCCTTTCAATGGGTATGAAGGGGTTAAACCTGAATGGCCCGACCAGGTCGATCCGTTACCTACAATTGCATGGGAAGACAGTACCCCTTTGAACCTTGTGGGAATGCCATACTACAATGAAGCATTACTTTCACAATTTCCATCAGAGTGCTATGCTACGCCCACTTCTCCCTTATACAATCCCCCGGTCACCATTCCTCAACCTGTCCTCTCGTCTATGAAGATGGTAGACTTTGTGGGCTACGCACCAAATCCCAAAGAGTTGAGAGGTAAACGATACGTCTTACGTGCTGCTCCTGGTGCAGAAAATCGAGCTagaggaaaggggagaagagatagCGGACCCAGGTTCAGAAGCGAGAAGGATAAAAAGGGCACGTACAGAGACAAAGAGGATatagaggaagaggttaACGACGGTGAGATCCCGAAATATTATAGAAAGGTGGAAATCAAATATTCCAAATTTGGAATCGAGGATTTTGACTTTGAGTGAGCTTCGGTCCAGCTAATTTTGGCCATTACTGACGTGACACAGATTCTATAACCGCACAAACTATTCTGGATTGGAAACAGATATTCTCAATTCCTACACCaattctctcctccaagctcttcattACACACTTCCACTACGAGCCGTTGCTACTGCTCACATCTGTGTTGATTGTAAAAAGGAACACTGTCTCTTGTGCGAGGCGGGCTTCTTATTCAGAATGCTAGAAGACGCGAAAGGAAGGAATTGTCAGGCAAGCAACTTTTCAAGAGCTTTTAGCGCCACCAGTCAGGCCTATGCTCTAGGTTTAATGGACGAGAACACCAACAGCAAATCGACCGCACCATACGGTTCTCTCATACAAAACTTCAACCGATGGCTCCTATCCACGTTTAGTACCGAATCCATTGTCGACGGTGAAACCTTCcaccttccccctcttccgcAGAACGCTTCTGGACTGGATGGGTTGTCAGTGAATGATGGGCCCTCTGCAATCGACCAAATACTAGGTGTCAATATTAAAACCACCAATACCTGCAGATATTGCGGATTTGTTTCATCAAGAGATTCAACATTGCATGCTGTTGACTTGGTATATCCGAAAAAAACGGTGAGTCTTTCTTTTTAGCCCCTTCCAGTATTGACGCTTAATTAAACCTTGACAGAATCCTCGACTGTCGTTCTCGGACATCCTGCGCTCTTCACTCATTCGAGATTCGACCACCAAGGCCATCTGCTCCTCATGTAAAGCCTTTGCCCCCCTTGATTCTCGCCGTGGCCTCTCGCCCTCCTCTACAAATCCGCTTCCACCAGTGCTTTCAGTTAACGCGATGGTGACCAACTCTGACGTGTACGGCTTCTGGAAAGATAAGAAAGATGcaaagcaaaaagatggCGTGAGGAGATTCTTACCGAAGGGAGTAACAATTAGATATGCAGGAAATCTCGAGAATGaccaggaggaagaggtcaagTATTCTATTCGAGTGAGTGGAAACATCAGTGGGCAAAATCTCGGCTGAACAAAATTTAGTCGATGGTGGTGCAAATACAAGAATCGCCCGACGCCGTAGCTCACCTTGTATCATTCGTCAAAAGTGTGTCTTGGCATCAGTTCAGTGTGATTTTAACTGACTTTGAAATAGTGCCATCGGAAGACGACTCCTCGACATGGATAATGTTCAACGATTTCCTTGTCCGACCTGTCTCAGAGGACGAagttctttctttcccgGACCAATGGAAGGTGCCAGCTGTGATCATCCTCGAAAGGGAGAACACGGAAGAGTTGCTGAATTTAGAAGTGCTGCCCAAGGAGCTTGACAGAGAGATATTATTCAAAGATGTGTCTATCGCTTGGTGAGCCCGCTTTATCTTCAAATATGGAAGGAATAGGCTAATATATATGTTCAGGAACCGCAAGCAAGACATGATTAAACACAAGATATTGCAGCGGGACGAAATGCCAAAGAGAGGGACCCTCGTTGCTATCGACGCCGAATTTGTGGCTCTCCAACAAGTGCGCCAATCCTTTTGCGTGCTCATAGTGTCGTGCTAATCAGTCTTGAGacaggaagaaatggagtTCCGATCGGATGGTACCAAGAATATCCTTCGACCGTCACATATGTCTTTGGCTCGGGTATCCGTTTtgcgaggagaaggggaaatGGAAGGGACGCCATTTATTGACGATTATATTCACACGAGTGAGGTCGTGGTGGACTACCTCACCGAGTTCAGTGGTATCGAGGGTGAGTCAGGACCTACTTGTAGTTGACTGCTTGCCGCTTACGATCCGTAGCCGGTGATTTGGACCCGAACAACTCGCCGCATACGCTTGTACCTCTCAAGGCTGCATACAAAAAGTTAAGATTGCGTGAGTAACTTTTCAGTGATCAATGGGGAAAAAGCTGAGCCACGTAGTGGTGGATCTCGGCTGCATCTTTGTCGGTCACGGATTATCGAAGGATTTTAGAACTATTAGTGCGTGGCTCAAACTTGGGTTGCTCTACTAACTTTTTTATCGCTGACCATCGTAATTGGCAGACATCTTTGTCCCACCCGAACAAGTCATGGACACAGTCCTGATCTATACCTTGCCAGGAAGTCAACGTAAACTCTCTCTTCGATTCCTTGCATGGTATCTCCTACATCAAGACATTCAGACAAACTCTCATGATTCTATCGAAGACGCACACTTCGCTCTGCTACTTTGCAAGTTGTGGATGGATTACTCCTcggaaagtgaagaggcttttgagatggtgatggaggaTATCTTTGCTGAAGGGAAAAAGTTGGCCTTCAAACCGCCAAATAGTGCTGGAAACACAATGGCCGAACAACAGTTATCACCGCGTAGTTTTACTCCATTATCAAGTGATCAGACTGTGGCACATGCTGTGGTGAAGTCGGGAATGGCAACTCCCCCGCCTCCTACAAGACTAGGGTTGCCGCAATGGGCATCTCAAAACAGTCCCAGCCCACTACGGCGGTAGTAATGATGATAATGCATACGTTTATTATtaccttcctttttttcttttgcttttgtATATTCCTCGCAGAACATGACGAGCAGTGGATTGTTAACCCCCATGAGAAGCTGCATTGTCTATCAACGCAAGTAAACTTTATTACTACATCTACCTCCAAAGAAAATCTTGCGAAAAGCAAACATATATGGAAGGCACCGTCTTCTGGCATTCTATATCACATTAATCGTTCACAGACAAAAAAATCATGGTGCAATCAGCTCTTTACAAATGACGCTACAACGCCTAGTCACAAATTGTACATGTAGCTGCATTTCCATTTAGAGAGGGAGTGCAGCAGAAGCAAGCGCTTATATAGTGGACAGAACACCGTATGCGATTGATCACTCATCCGTCACTTCCTATGATTTGCTGCTGAGAAAGAACCACAAAGAACAAAGATGGACGACGCCTTTTGATCCCGAGTTACGCCACATGGCACAAAACGCCGCGGCATTTTGCGGGCTGTATGGGGGCGTTGAGGCGCGATGGTTGTACGAGCTGGTCGaggtaggaaggaaggaagaaagaaggaaggacgaAAGACACAACGAAAGAAAGCAGCTTCAAGAACAATACCCTTATCGATACCACTCCCAAAGACAGCCGTGGAGAGAGCGGCGTCGTCGACACAGCACACACAGCGCGGCAGTCCTCAGGCATCGCCGCAGGCTCGACGAGGTGAGTAGATCCAGTGGTGGCGGCGGACGACATGCGAAGTATTTGTCGATGGTTGGGCAAATGACTCGCagcagagagagaggatggtaGGATGGAAGCTGATCTGGCTGCAGTCCAATCTTATGTCCTCCAAGTCGCAGCAGCCACCCACCGGCCTCTCAAAGTCGGCAGCCAAAAAGCGCTCAAAGAAGGCGGCAAAGCAGTCTCAGAATCCTCAGCCACAGTCATCACCACAGACGTCCTCTCAAATACCTGCCTctgttcctcctctccctcccgCCTCTGTCCCAGATCCTCTTGATCCCGCATTCTTCAATTTTCCAGGTCCTGGTTCGTATCCTATTGACGTTCAATACGACGATACTGCGTACTACGGCCAAGTCGACGTGCCCCTCAGCCAAGGCAATTTTCCAGGCTCCTATTCTATCGACTATAATCTTTCACTTCAAAACGGTAGTCAGATCGCCGGTTTGTCAGCTCCGTTCAACATCACCCACGACGATCTCATCTCCGCTGCCAACGAGCTTTATAAGAGGATGGCAGACCCGGAATTTGGATCAGACGATGCCTATTGGTCTTCTTTGCCGCCGCATATCCGACAGTTCATCCGTGATGCCGTGCCATTTACCGGCTCCATAAGTCAGAGCACACCAGGTACAACATCAAGCCAAAGGACAATGTACCAGATGGCACAGCAAATAGTACAAGCCGCTAGCCAAGGGATGGGCTTAGGTCACGGAATGAGTGCAAATCTCATGCCTGGGATAAATGCCAATGCCCGGccgtttccttctcctcaacagACCATAGGAGAAGAATTTGGATTCCATCGTCATCCTGAtacgagagaagaagagtacgatgatgaagaggagatcgAAGAGGACCACGGGCATCCCGCCGCGAACGGGGATGcgcccaagaagaaaaacaagaagaagaagaaaaagggagcAAacgctgctgctgctgtacCTACCTCAGTAGAACCgcctgctcctcttcctccccttccgcCGCCGTCTACTCTTTCAAAGATCCCTCGCGCGCCCGCGCCTGTGCCCCAGCCTCAGCCTCCTGGACATCAACCCCAACCTCTCTCGCAACAACCGCCCTCACTtaatcctcctccacctcccacACCTGCTCCAGCTCCTACTCCTACGCCTCCCAGTTCTCGTGCAGCAGGCAAGCAGCCCATGGGAACCAACCCTCCTGTTAATCCCCCTGCTCGATCAGCTCGTGCCGCCGGCAAAGCACCTGCTAGTGCAGCCCCTCCACACAACGCACACGCAGGTCACAGCCACAATCACCCGCCTGCTGCCAAGCCTCCTCCCAAGGGCAAATCTCCTGCCACAGCACCTCCAGCCAAGATATGGACGCAGTCTTCAGCTGAAGACCGAGAAAATATCAGGGTATTCTGGCTTGGACTGTCAGAAGCCGAGCGTCGAGACTTGTTACGTATAGAAAAAGATGCGGTCTtaaaaaagatgaaggagcagCATCGACATTCATGTGGCTGTGCAGTTTGcggcaggaagaaggttaACATCGAAATGGAGCTCGATCAATTATACGAGCAGTATTATGATGAGCTTCGTTCATACGCAGCCGAACAGCGAATCGCCGCTAATGGTCTTCGTCCACCTCCAAATGGTGCCGGCCCTTTCCCAGGAAGCGTTGAGGTCGACGCCAATGGTACCGTTACTCAATATGATCATCGAGCGCCGGAGCTGCATGATCATGATCCAGACGATCTTGACGGCGAAGAAAGCGAGGAatatgatgacgacgacgattatgcggacgatgatgaattggacgatgatgatatcgGAACAGATGAGGCTGATGTGGgggatgagattgatgaacctcctcctccacctgtCACCCATCGTCAGCAGCCTCGGCGACCTCCTGTGAAGACCTCTTCCCGATCTGAGGGTGGGGATGATTTCTTGTCTTTCGGATCTAACCTGGCGACAATCAAAGGTAAGTTCTGTCTGGTTCAAACTCTCTCGAGGGGGGCTTACGCTAAGTTTCATCTGGTGTTCTCTTTACCGCTTGTGCCCAGGAGGTATACTCACCATTGCGGATGATATGCTCAAGAACGACGGGACCAAATTTTTGGAAATGATGGAACAGCTAGCTATTCGGAGATCTGTAAGGGAAGAGCAAAATTTGAGGGATATGCAGGAAGAAacagatgaggaggaggaagaggaagatgatgatgagagtCGAGAGTAAGTAGTATTCATTGATGTTTTCCGATGATCTGGGACTGACTACTATTACAGCGAGCCTATGACCGAGAAGGAGcgagcagaagaaggtaaaCGAATGTTCCAAATCTTTGCTGCCCGAATGTTCGAACAGCGCGTACTGCAAGCTTATCGCGAGCGGGTCGCAAAGCAGCGCGAAGAGCAGTTGCTTCgtgagctggaggaagaagaggattcAAAGCGTgccaaagaggagaagaaagccAAGGAAGcacagaaaaagaaagacaagaagaagtaagTGTTCCTCTCGATGAGTTGTCAATTGGCTTGGCACATGTTGACGATATCGAACTTAGGGCgcaaaagcaaaaggctgaggaagagcgcCTTGCTCGCGAAGCGGcactggaagaagagaaaaggcaagCCAAGCTTcgcaaagaagaagcagagcGAGAACGCATACGaagacaggaagaagagcgtgTTCGACGCGAAGCCGTGAAGCGTGCTGCCCAGGAAGAAGCACAGCGTCAAGTGCTGGAACGTAAGAGAAGgcagcaggaggagaaagaacgggaagaggaggctgCAAGGAAAAAGCGCGAACGCGAGGAGAAGGCTAagaaagagcgagaagcgagagagaaagagctgaaggagaaggaaaaggagaaggagaagaaagaacgTGAAACTAAGGCTGCGAAGGAAAAAgccgaaaaggaaaggatagCGAGAGAGACCTTTGAAAAGGTCGAAAGGGATCGAATGGCGaaagaagccaaggaaAAAGCTGAGAAAAACCGTCAGGAGAAACTGGAAGCCGCTCGGATGGAAAAActgaggaaagaggaggcaACCAAAAAAGAGCGAGAAGCAGTTGAGCAAGCAAAAATTATTGCTGCTCAACAAGCACAACGCGAACGTGCAGCTAAAGCTGAAAAGAACACTGTCGACAAAGCAGCTGCCGAACGGGTTTCCGCTGCTCGCGTGGCTCCTGTTACTGCAACCGCGCCGGCATTAGCGACCTTGGGCCTTAAATCTCCCTCAAAGGGTTCTACTCCGCAGTCTGTACCCCCCGTCCCTCAACTGTCGCCTGCTAAAGGAGCCGCTCGCCCGATCGCCAGTGCCACCCCAGTGCGACCGATGCAGAAAACTCCCACGGCGTACTATCCACAGCCTGTTCCTCCTGCTGGTGTTGCTAGCTTTCCCAGAATGCCTTTGGCGCAAAACTTCGGTCCTCCTGGCCTCCGGCCCACCTATTCCACTGGGTCGCCTGccttttcccctcctcATGCAAATGGCTCTTCGATATCGCCCAACCCGCCCTCAAGGGGATTCACCGATCCGAGTCCGCCAGGGTTTGACCACAGCTTGCGTACGGCTCCTATCGGTGTGGGATTCCCTCCGGTCAAACCTTCGGGTCGTATTCCTTCAGTGGCGGACGACGCGTTTTCCCCTACTGTGCCTGTGTCTCGCAGTCTTTCTAGTGCAGGTGAAATAGGTTCTCTCATCTCTGGATCGGCTACACCTGACGATTACCGCCCGACTCCCCCTGCACCCATTGCACCCCCTAATCTGGGCCCAATCGGACGTCCATCATTTTCAGATGGACAGACATCAGGACTAAACGCTCTCCGCTCCTCATCGCCTCCATCTGACCGAGTTCTAGGTTCAGCCGCTCTTGgagctgatgatgaaattgTTCAACCCCAGCAGCGTAGACCGACAACATCGTGGGACATGCCCACTGCCGCGCCAGGGTCGGGTCGATGGTCTGCTTCCCCGTCCATATGGGGTTCTGGAGATCCGACGCCGGCGTCGGGTTGGGGTGCGCCAGGAGGTATGCCAACAGTCGGAGAAAGGCCTGGTCCGCCACCCGGACTATCGCTTTCTCCTGGTGCGGGAGCGAGCGTTCTCGGTCAGAGACAACCCTCATTCGGCGGGATAGGTTCGCCGTTTGCTAGCGTAGGCGCTGTAGGAAGTGTGATTGGTGGAGGAATGGGTGTTACAGTCGGTAGTGGTCTGGTCCAAGGGCACGTGGGTGGTGGCGGATATTCGCAGGgacttttctctcctcaacagcaacaacaacaacagctgCAATTACAATTGCAattacaacaacaacagcagcagcagcagtagcATCTTCTGCAGTCAGGTCATGACACAGCACAGCGAGAAATTTTGAGGGACTGGCGACATAGTCAGCAATCACTTCATATCATGCAACCTATATTTCTTGTGACATTTACATTCCGACGCTGTTCATTTTTCATTAAGATACTATGACGTTTGGAAGTAATATAATCTGTAGCACTTTTTAACCACTAACTACACTTCACCATGACCCCAAATTCAGCAGACGTTTCTAAGTCATGGGTGTAGGTAAGATTTCATTGATTCGCTTAGTCCGTGTCCTAGCCTTGGAGAGGATACTCGTCAGGCGACACAACATAGGCCGCTACATTGTTATGTCGCAGTAAGCAATCAATCTATCGGAAACTGTAGAGTGCAGGATGCTCACCAGGGAAAAGACCTTCCTGTCCTTTGCATTTTCCTTGCCACCAGTCAGGATCTACCTTTTCGATGTTTGTAATTTGATCCCCCTCCTTGAAGGATATCTCATTATCTTCGCCCGCATCGTAACTAGCCATGCATTAGTGCACAACACATTTTGTAAGAAATCACGACTTACTCGTATGCAGCAATCATGATGGTGCCTTCGGCATCGGCAGAGGGggcaggtggaggaggtggtggaggtgggggtGAATGATGCATTGTAGCAGGCTCTGTCTCCAGTTCGGCTTCGGGCGCAACCTGGTCTTGGGGATGCGCTGCTGGAGCGCTGTCGTCCTCAATAAGCTCACAATAGTTGGCAGGGAAGAGGCCCGATTGACCATCAGCATTTACACCAGACCACCAACCTATAATGAGATAAGAATACTTCATAAGGAAACCAGATATCATTTCTCTCACCTTCGTCCAACTCCTCGATCTGAGTGATAATGtcatcctctctcagaGAAAGTTCATTCTAATGGATATTTAGCGACAAGTGTTTCTCAGTATTGGCCTTTCGATTTTGAACTTACGTCCTCAGCAGCCTGTACCAAGACGCCGTCAGCTGGATATTTTTAACCTAGAGCTCAAAACTTACATCATAGTCGTACAAGACCTTTGCCCTTTTACCTACCGCAGAAGGCTCCGGAGCGGTTTCAACTGCCCCAGGTCGAGAGGCCACGGGaatgggtggaggagggccAGCAGTAGGAGTCTCCTCCAAAGTGAGGTCCTGCTTGAGCCGCTGGAGCTCATCAATTTGCTACAAAAGATATCAGACTTCTTTTCATGGGGCAACATAACAATACGATTAGAACACACAGGATCTGAAGAGGTGGCAGCTTGAGCAGGGGCggttggaggagggggtgggggtgggggtggaggaggagggggaggcgGTGGTGCAGCAGGTGCGTCCGGCTCAGCCTCCATGACAGGTTCAGGTTTGAAGggaacaggaggagggggtggaggaggagctcCCCAGTCATCGTCGTCCGATTTCTCCTCGTCCGAGTCGGGAGAAGCGGCGCGAGGTACGGAATTCCTAATCAAAGAAGGAACAGCTGGGGCAATAGGAGCTGGAGGCGCGGGCGCAACTGGGGAACTGATAGTGGCCGAAGCAGGAGGCGGGCTGGGGGCTGCAGCAGAAGAGTCAATAGATGCTGCAGGCAAAGGAGGGATAGCCCGGCTGCCAGTCGGTGCAGGGGATATCGTTTTGACGTTGGACGCTATGGTACAGAGCTTAGCTCGATTGTATCCAAGCCTAAGAGGACGAACTTACCAGCGGcattttcattttcctcttcctccctctgTTTCTTCGCTTGCGCCTGTCTCTCAGCCCAAGATAACTTATTCCCACTGGGCTGAGGAAGGACGGGAGAGGGCGCATGGCCGCCCGAGAATGCAGCCATCCTGTCCTTAATGCTGGGTCCCCTAACAGCCGACTCTTcgttcctttcctcctggACACCGCCCGGATTCCATCGATTAGCGAGTTTGCCGGGTTGAAGTTTGATGGGCGTGTACGCAGTGCCTACTGGTGCGATGCGGTCTTCGGCGACGGGTTTGGCAGGTTCAGCAGCTACAGTGGTAGGGGCGGAGGGTTTGGCAGGTTCGGGAGCTGCAGTGATAGGAGACGATTTGAGGCCACTGTTCATAGATCTATCCTCATGGGTGGCtggcaaaggagaaggaactACAACACTAGGGGCTGGTGCACGTTGAGGAGGGGGGGCACCGAAATTCGACGTAGGAGTTGTGACGGTTGTAGGCTATTGGCCATGAGGAGCTGGATCGCGTATCTTACTTTTAAACATACCTTGCCTTGCGATCCTCCAAGGCCCTGGCTCGGTCTGTAACTAGGAGCAGGCTTGACAGATGATGCCGCGGCGATACTGGGAGCAGCTGCCGGCGCGGAGTATTTGGACCCCGAAGATTCTTGGATACGCTTGTGGATGTACGAAGGTGCAACATCAAGCTGCAAGTGGTAAGTCCCCGACCTCTGACCCCCGACAAGATCTTGTATCTAAACGATCTACTCACTTCGGAGCGGGCTTGAATCACTAAATGGGCGTCCTTGAGGAACTTGTTCTGTACTTGGGCGGACTGGGTGACTGATGCGGCATAACGCGACGTTAAATCTTCAGACTTTAGTCCAAAATCCGATGTAACCCACAATAGAGCCCCTTTTTGAACTCAGGAACACCGTCGCCACACCAGGAGATCAGCACAAATTTGTCGAGGTGGCTCTATGGGGTAGAATAAGGACCACATCATACCATCTGATTGTTCACTTACAGTTGGGTCTCTGACCCTGGCGAAAGCGTACTGGATGCTATGTTGCATGTTAGCTTAGGAAGCTGCCGTCCGCATTACCATCCACTAACCGCCCATCCATgaactcttcctcaaggtCTTCTAGACCATTTCCGGTGGCTTGCAGCTTGAGCTCATTGCCTGGCTGATTGAAGAGCACCCAGTCGTAGGGGGCGGAGCCCTGAATGAGGGCCTGGTAGGTTGGTTGAAGGTCAGGATCTGTGAATACGACAGACATGCTGGGCTGACGTGGGAGGGGAAATTACAGAGACAATGAACGACAAAGAACGATGAGAACGAACGATACATTACTCGTACGTGTGCGACATACATTCAGATGCGAAGTCGCCGTGGACGGGCAATGACGTAATCAACACAGCATAATAACAAGACATGTTGACCGACTTCGttgtcttcttgtcctGGTGAACGCGGCACTGGGAATGACTACGTGCCACGACTGGGGAACTGACTGAATGACAGGCAACACGCTTGATGCTTTATGTTCAGGGAAGTGTAAAGAAGCTGGCTTGATGGCAGCCAAGTGCACTTTGCATTTTGGCCCTCGAAGAGAAGgcaatccttcttcagtcGGACCCTGACATCGTTATAGCTGTAGACGGGAATTTCTATCACTCCCCAACAGAGATTGTGGCCAAGAACAATTTCGCGAACCTCTGAcccccatcttcttggaATCGCAATTTGTTGAGGAAACCCAATTAACAGTCAGAGCTTCGAGAGAAAAAGTGGCTGATGTATGTAGAAGGTGTAGAACTCAAGGACCGGCAGAAGCTGAGATGTTTACAGAATTGCTCGGAAGCTTGGAAGGCAAACGATGGTGGTGCCAATCCGATCAGCTTTTCAGGCAAGGCTGGCATCGGCTTGTTCGGCATGGTTTGTTCCCATGAAGTCTGCCTGAAGCTCATCAATCTTTACAAGAGCGGAGAACAGTTGGTGGTTTACCGGCTTTCATCAACCCTTCCTGTCAAAGGCTGACCTATGATAATTAATCAAGGATGTATTATCCAAGCGCCCTATTGGATTTTATGTTCGCCGAGGCTGCTGGGGAAGAGGCGAGGATTGGACTGTTGTACGACATTTAGTGCAACTTTGAAGCacatttgaagaaggtttTTTGAATTTTCCCAACTGAAATGATAAATTTACTAATGAAGCATAACGAGACATTTTCTTGACTGAGCGCGAGAAAGGTCATCTCAAATGTGCAGTTGCTGTTTTCCATGCGTACGCTCATAGCTGGCAATGTCAAGTCCAGTACAATCCACGCAAGATTGAGCCATTGGGAGGAGAGATTGGTAAGGCTGTGAGAGATTGTGGTCAAAACTCATAAAGCTCATCCCGCTCAATAGCCGCTTATATGCTTCTCTTAGACTTATGGTTCTACATTTCAAAGTCGACGAGATAAATGAGAGTGCGCGAACGGATCTGGCGGGTGCTCGCTCTCTTTTGATTCACCAATTGCATCGTTGACCGGAACCTCAATAACGAAGTGGCTTGGCTTCACAGGCATTACAAATTTGTTAATGACCCCTAAATGTACATTTGTCTTGTGGAATTTCGTGGCTTGATACTTTAACTtatgtatatgtatatgATGGTCGTACACAAGGCCGGTTGCCCATTGATTCCGAACAAGATTCCTTTAACAAGATTATACCGCCTGTCCAGTGGCCGCCAGTCAGCTGTTAGCCTTGTGCACTTAGGCTGTTTGGACGTCCACTTGTTGACTGCCGTTTGATGGGTGTAAAAGGCTTATGTGATAATGGCAGAACCATAGAAAATAAAACCGGTGGAGACTAGCAATCACGATTTTACAGTCATTAGTAAGGCGCGAAGTGTCAGAAGCTGGTGCACCGATGTTGGTGGTCACTTAAACATCTATGACAAGACCACTTCATTCAACGATCTTACCGATTGAGTATATTGTTATGCATAACAACGCTATCGCTCCTTCAACATTCCGTACTTTTTGTTAATAACATACATTGACCAGTACAAATAGAGATGATGAATAAGGCTGGCACACCTTTTAGCACATTTCGTTACTACGTTATAATAAACCTCGTTCAAGTCATTATATATCCTAAATAAATTACTATAATACCATTCAAATGACGACAGGTGATAGTCCCAGGTCCGCCATTCGGGCGATTCCCTAATATTTTACAACCGAGCTCATATATATAGTTTCCGACGTCTAAACATTCTCGCTAGTTACCGCCAATCGTTAAGATTTGGAGCAATGCTTGGTAAACTACGT
The window above is part of the Cryptococcus tetragattii IND107 chromosome 10, whole genome shotgun sequence genome. Proteins encoded here:
- a CDS encoding stress response protein NST1, whose amino-acid sequence is MSSKSQQPPTGLSKSAAKKRSKKAAKQSQNPQPQSSPQTSSQIPASVPPLPPASVPDPLDPAFFNFPGPGSYPIDVQYDDTAYYGQVDVPLSQGNFPGSYSIDYNLSLQNGSQIAGLSAPFNITHDDLISAANELYKRMADPEFGSDDAYWSSLPPHIRQFIRDAVPFTGSISQSTPGTTSSQRTMYQMAQQIVQAASQGMGLGHGMSANLMPGINANARPFPSPQQTIGEEFGFHRHPDTREEEYDDEEEIEEDHGHPAANGDAPKKKNKKKKKKGANAAAAVPTSVEPPAPLPPLPPPSTLSKIPRAPAPVPQPQPPGHQPQPLSQQPPSLNPPPPPTPAPAPTPTPPSSRAAGKQPMGTNPPVNPPARSARAAGKAPASAAPPHNAHAGHSHNHPPAAKPPPKGKSPATAPPAKIWTQSSAEDRENIRVFWLGLSEAERRDLLRIEKDAVLKKMKEQHRHSCGCAVCGRKKVNIEMELDQLYEQYYDELRSYAAEQRIAANGLRPPPNGAGPFPGSVEVDANGTVTQYDHRAPELHDHDPDDLDGEESEEYDDDDDYADDDELDDDDIGTDEADVGDEIDEPPPPPVTHRQQPRRPPVKTSSRSEGGDDFLSFGSNLATIKGGILTIADDMLKNDGTKFLEMMEQLAIRRSVREEQNLRDMQEETDEEEEEEDDDESRDEPMTEKERAEEGKRMFQIFAARMFEQRVLQAYRERVAKQREEQLLRELEEEEDSKRAKEEKKAKEAQKKKDKKKAQKQKAEEERLAREAALEEEKRQAKLRKEEAERERIRRQEEERVRREAVKRAAQEEAQRQVLERKRRQQEEKEREEEAARKKREREEKAKKEREAREKELKEKEKEKEKKERETKAAKEKAEKERIARETFEKVERDRMAKEAKEKAEKNRQEKLEAARMEKLRKEEATKKEREAVEQAKIIAAQQAQRERAAKAEKNTVDKAAAERVSAARVAPVTATAPALATLGLKSPSKGSTPQSVPPVPQLSPAKGAARPIASATPVRPMQKTPTAYYPQPVPPAGVASFPRMPLAQNFGPPGLRPTYSTGSPAFSPPHANGSSISPNPPSRGFTDPSPPGFDHSLRTAPIGVGFPPVKPSGRIPSVADDAFSPTVPVSRSLSSAGEIGSLISGSATPDDYRPTPPAPIAPPNLGPIGRPSFSDGQTSGLNALRSSSPPSDRVLGSAALGADDEIVQPQQRRPTTSWDMPTAAPGSGRWSASPSIWGSGDPTPASGWGAPGGMPTVGERPGPPPGLSLSPGAGASVLGQRQPSFGGIGSPFASVGAVGSVIGGGMGVTVGSGLVQGHVGGGGYSQGLFSPQQQQQQQLQLQLQLQQQQQQQQ
- a CDS encoding PAB-dependent poly(A)-specific ribonuclease subunit PAN2 gives rise to the protein MNYNPLHLLALPPTALDPKPIPTSLTLDPFSDVLWVGTSCGIVSALCSPLTLTRNVHFPAHGCKAGGGGFSQQGVSAVREVRVTDRDVWTLTEGGIGGRKRGGAPKWTVSDVTRSLRTMSPNPTNSHELITGGAGSLLLANTARGEVVRSIENSSPVVKLAPLHRTVLAAGLSGQVTVLDPRTGFKAAQNISSVQAHTGGLSGADVQGNIVATWGWTHMQGHPLPDPLIRLYDVRALRPLPPISFPSGPAFALLHPSSSSHIVVSSQQGMLQTIDMSLGPSASVFQQLDVSSYVTSMALSSRGDYLAFGDADGQLHVWTTNETGEKAALDENGSIVLPPFNGYEGVKPEWPDQVDPLPTIAWEDSTPLNLVGMPYYNEALLSQFPSECYATPTSPLYNPPVTIPQPVLSSMKMVDFVGYAPNPKELRGKRYVLRAAPGAENRARGKGRRDSGPRFRSEKDKKGTYRDKEDIEEEVNDGEIPKYYRKVEIKYSKFGIEDFDFEFYNRTNYSGLETDILNSYTNSLLQALHYTLPLRAVATAHICVDCKKEHCLLCEAGFLFRMLEDAKGRNCQASNFSRAFSATSQAYALGLMDENTNSKSTAPYGSLIQNFNRWLLSTFSTESIVDGETFHLPPLPQNASGLDGLSVNDGPSAIDQILGVNIKTTNTCRYCGFVSSRDSTLHAVDLVYPKKTNPRLSFSDILRSSLIRDSTTKAICSSCKAFAPLDSRRGLSPSSTNPLPPVLSVNAMVTNSDVYGFWKDKKDAKQKDGVRRFLPKGVTIRYAGNLENDQEEEVKYSIRSMVVQIQESPDAVAHLVSFVKMPSEDDSSTWIMFNDFLVRPVSEDEVLSFPDQWKVPAVIILERENTEELLNLEVLPKELDREILFKDVSIAWNRKQDMIKHKILQRDEMPKRGTLVAIDAEFVALQQEEMEFRSDGTKNILRPSHMSLARVSVLRGEGEMEGTPFIDDYIHTSEVVVDYLTEFSGIEAGDLDPNNSPHTLVPLKAAYKKLRLLVDLGCIFVGHGLSKDFRTINIFVPPEQVMDTVLIYTLPGSQRKLSLRFLAWYLLHQDIQTNSHDSIEDAHFALLLCKLWMDYSSESEEAFEMVMEDIFAEGKKLAFKPPNSAGNTMAEQQLSPRSFTPLSSDQTVAHAVVKSGMATPPPPTRLGLPQWASQNSPSPLRR